In Harpia harpyja isolate bHarHar1 chromosome 12, bHarHar1 primary haplotype, whole genome shotgun sequence, a single window of DNA contains:
- the FAM131A gene encoding LOW QUALITY PROTEIN: protein FAM131A (The sequence of the model RefSeq protein was modified relative to this genomic sequence to represent the inferred CDS: inserted 2 bases in 1 codon): MRPGGDAGGAEPAVVPAPGXPPGSMGCIGSKTTIVAVDTTLCVEWKEVKALSPLSATRPLPRLVRQASFDSQDFLQVNVEDTVEMLPKSRRALTIQEIAALARSSLHGISQVVKEHVTKPTAMAQGRVAHLIEWKGWCKPVEPPAALESAFSSYCHLSEGEQEARFAAGVAEQFAIAEAKLRAWSSVDGDDSNDESYDEDFMPSTESSQPTELPGTVPASALLRDLLQGHLCQLGVRHGSCEPESDSSHTLSPETLCSSLCSLEMVSPSELTAKLLGSLGSEDLLLPKLPPPASQSALRGLARLRCQDSLYSVSYAEACLSPAEDEVVLSKDFPLRRKVSDVASSGVASLEEEEEAEEP, from the exons TGGCCGTGGACACGACGCTGTGCGTGGAGTGGAAGGAGGTGAAAGCACTGTCGCCACTGAGTGCCACCCGCCCGCTGCCCCGCCTGGTGCGCCAGGCCTCCTTCGACAGCCAGGACTTCCTCCAG GTCAATGTTGAGGACACTGTCGAGATGCTGCCCAAGTCGCGGCGCGCGCTGACCATCCAGGAGATTGCCGCCCTGGCCCGCTCCTCGCTGCACG GCATCTCGCAGGTGGTGAAGGAGCACGTGACGAAGCCAACAGCTATGGCGCAGGGCCGCGTCGCCCACCTCATCGAGTGGAAGGGCTGGTGCAAGCCGGTGGAGCCGCCCGCCGCCCTGGAGAGCGCCTTCAGCTCCTACTGCCACCTGAGCGAGGGCGAGCAGGAGGCACGCTTCGCTGCCG GAGTGGCGGAGCAGTTTGCCATCGCTGAGGCCAAGCTGCGAGCTTGGTCCTCGGTGGACGGGGACGACTCCAACGACGAGTCCTACGACGAGGACTTCATGCCCTCCACGGAGAGCTCCCAGCCCACCG agctgcccgGCACGGTGCCCGCCAGTGCACTGCTGCGAGACCTGCTGCAGGGCCACCTGTGCCAGCTGGGTGTGCGGCACGGTTCCTGCGAGCCGGAGAGCGACTCCTCGCACACCCTCTCCCCCGAGAccctctgctccagcctctgCAGCCTGGAGATGGTGTCCCCCTCCGAACTCACTGCCAAACTGCTGGGCTCCCTGGGGAGCGAGGACCTGCTGCTGCCCAAGCTGCCCCCCCCGGCCAGCCAAAGTGCCTTGCGGGGCCTGGCACGGCTCCGGTGCCAGGACTCCCTCTACTCCGTGTCCTACGCCGAAGCCTGCCTCTCGCCCGCTGAGGATGAGGTGGTGCTGAGCAAGGACTTCCCGCTCCGCCGGAAAGTCTCTGACGTCGCCTCCTCCGGGGTGGCAtcgctggaggaggaggaggaggccgaagAGCCCTGA
- the LOC128149468 gene encoding heat shock protein beta-7-like, whose protein sequence is MASLGSASAYRAERVGAYGQGHGEPRFEGDRRHGPFGARAHEAFGYPGSSGTVCPCSLGTWVRAQGDTYQVVADVSQFEPSDIVVTTSNCHVAIQAEKVAEDGTICDTFTHKCQLPEDTDPLSVSCTLTEAGTLVITAQRRASARPGEPPQLLYRSEATL, encoded by the exons ATGGCCTCGCTCGGCTCGGCCTCCGCGTACCGCGCCGAGCGCGTTGGCGCCTACGGCCAGGGGCACGGCGAGCCCCGCTTCGAGGGTGACCGGCGGCACGGGCCCTTTGGGGCACGGGCACACGAGGCCTTTGGGTACCCAG GGTCCTCGGGCACCGtgtgcccctgcagcctgggcaCCTGGGTGCGCGCCCAGGGTGACACCTACCAGGTGGTGGCCGACGTCAGCCAGTTCGAGCCCTCCGACATCGTGGTGACCACCTCCAACTGCCACGTCGCCATCCAGGCTGAGAAG GTGGCTGAGGATGGCACCATCTGCGACACCTTCACCCACAAGTGCCAGCTGCCTGAGGACACGGACCCGCTCTCGGTGAGCTGCACCCTCACCGAGGCCGGCACGCTGGTCATCACCGCCCAGCGCCGTGCCAGCGCCCGCCCCGGTGAGCCCCCGCAGCTGCTGTACCGCAGCGAGGCCACGCTGTGA